The Nakamurella antarctica genomic interval CCGCTTCCCCTGCAGAGCGTTCAGTCGGTCGGCATACGCGCGGTCTGCCGTTGCCGCGACACCCTCCGCGGGTTCCGGCCGCGAAGTAGGTGCAGGGATCGGAGTGGGTGTTGGTTCAGATGCATCTGGCATGAGGGTGATCATGCCAGCAGCGCTGGTGCTCTTCCTACTAAGGCTGGCGTGCAACGGGATCAGTTTTGCTTCGCCAAGAGATCCTGATGATGCGCGGCCGCGACGTTTGGATGGGCCCGCAGCCTAGATTTGAGGGCATTCTCACCGTAGGTTCCAAATATCGGGTTCGATGGATCGGTCGTAACGCCCGTGGCCCCCGCAGCGAGTTCCGGCGGCAGGTCAAGCTTCGGAATCGTCGCCTCTAGCGCTGGGTTGTAAAAGAACGGAACGGAAATTCGATCCTGATTTGCCACAGGTGAAATCACCCTGTGCACCGTTGCCTTGAGGTATCCATCGGTTGCAACTTCCAGCAACTCGCCGATATTGACCACGAACGCGCCCGGAATGGGAGGCGCATCGATCCACTCCCCATTCTTTTCGACCTGTAAACCGCCCTTACCCGGCTCAACGAGGAGAAGCGTCAGCACACCGGAATCCTTGTGCGCGCCCACTCCCTGGCTGGACTGCTCCGCTGGCCGAGGTGGGTACCGCACGATCTTGATCAACGTTGACGGACGCTCGGCGAAGGCGTCGTCGAACACGGACACGTCGGCTCCTAGCGATGCGGCCCACGCTTGCAACAACTTCAGACCAATTGCCGATAGCTTTTCGTGCCATTCTCCGATGATCGATTGGAGCTGTGGCAACGCAGCTGGCCATTGATTGGGCCCCTCCAGCCGTTGGTAGTCTGGGACCCCAGGACCAGCGGGGATAGCTGGCCGCTCCGGGCCGATGTCGATCTGCTCCCGCCAGTCCACTTGGCCCTGGGTCAGCTCGCCGCCCACACGGGTGTACCCGCGAAAATGCGGGCTGTAAACGTTCTCGATTGCCAGCTTGTCTGACTCGGGCAGCGCAAAGAATGCTCGCGCTGTACTGATCACCTCGTCGACGGTCTCCTCGTTGATACCGTGGCCGATCAGGTAGAAGAATCCAAATTCGTGAGTCGCTTGCCGAAGGTTCGAGCGGAATTCATCGGCAGCAGCAGTTCCGGCATCCAAGAGGGACATGTCGAGGATGGGTAACCTCGCAGGATTTCCGCCTAGCGCCGCGGATCCACTCGGGGGTGAAATCTGGTTCATCGTTTTGCCTCGCTCGAATAAAGAACGGCCTAGTTGATTCGCTGTGATGTTTGCTCGCAGACCACACTGCTGCGGTGCACGCCGGCTCAGCGTCAACTCAGGCTATCGAGTTCATGGTGTCCTGGACAGTGCTGGGTCTTGTATCGGGTGGCTATCGTTCTAGGCTGTTGTCATGGTCGGAGATTCACCCTTGACGAAAGTTCCTGCTGCTCAGGCATTTTCGCGGCTGTCCGTGCTGGGCGTCGGAGCCAGAGTCGTCATCAGGTATCGGATCGAGGGCGGGTTTACAGACGCTCTGGGCAACCTGACCGAGCTAGATGAGCGGTTTTGCACCGTTGCGACGAAGCGGGATGAGGTCCGGATCGACTTGAGCAGGGTGGTAGCTACGAAGGGAGTTCCGCCGCCACCAACTCCACGGTCGCGGCGGGAGGCACCGGATTCGGGTTCGTAGCGCGTCCCTGTTCTTATTTCGCGCGGCTGGATTTCATCGCTCGGGTAACCGTGACCACGTCTGCGCCCGACATGAAATGTAAATATTCGATCGAGTTCACGGGGTAGAGCGCCACTCGCCCCTGACTATCGGCGTGTACCCCCCACCCGTACCGTTTGCCAAGATCACTGGACCGCAAACACGCTCGCCCCTTCGCGAAGAATTCTGTACGCGCTGCTTCCCACGCTTCGGCGGCCAGCCCTTGCCTCATCGCCCAGACGCCGAACACCACATCGTCGCTCGTGAAGCGGTAGGGGTTGTCGACGATCATTGCGTAGGTCAGCTCGGCCACGCTGGGTGTCTTCCTCGGCGAGGGAACCAGACCGACAGAAGCCGTGCAATCATGCGCGACAGCAATGAACGTGTCGACATAGTTGGTGGTGTGCGCCCTGCCCATAGATCGGATGGTAGCGCGAGGTCGGCATTGGCAGCGCCCGATAGAACAAGCGCGTCACGGACCTTCCCGAAACTCGCCGACATGCAGGGTGTAGACACCAGTTACCGTGTTGCGTGAACAAGTCACAGAGGTCGGCACTCCTGGCAGCGTCACTATGGTGATGACACATACGTCATACACCGAGCCCGCCGTGAGGTCGGGGTTTCGGTCAGGCGCAGAGCCGCAGTCCGCCCCAGGTTCGACGAACCGCAGGCGTAGCCCATCCGGCGGGATGTTCTGGTCGCTGAGCGCTGTGATCGACACCAGGCTCGCTCGCTGCAGGCCGGTAGGAAGATCGGGCGCTGTGTCGATCACTTGAGCGGCGTCCCTGGCCGCCTGCGCTACGGCGAAGGTGCCCGCTTGCAAGCGGAGAACAGCAATCAACAGATAGATGACGGGAATCATCAGAACCACCGCCAACACGAGAACCTCAATCAGTGCGCGCCCGCTGTCGGGTTGACCACCCTGGCAGGCGGGTTCCTGGCAGGCGGGTTCCTGGCACGCGGCTGGGGAAGCCCCAGCGGAAATCACAGTGGCGCAGATTGGGCTATCTGCAAAGCTGCTCATCCCGGAATCTCAAGAGCAGAGTGACCAGTCACCGATATCTCGGGCATCAAGCCGTCAAGAACACCCACAATGCCCGGCGCTTGCATGGTGCATTCCACTCGCGCCATCAATCCGTCGTTAGAGATATTGCATCGCAGCGTGTCTCGGGTCGCGCCGGTAATCCCGCCACCGAGGGACGCTCCCACCGCCCCCGTCACGTTACTGACGTGACTGCCCGCCAATCCGGCCGAGTGCGCGGTTTCGACCGCCGCAGAGGTAAGAAGTGTGCGGCTGTAAGCCCACAAGCAGATCTGGACCAGACTGAGAAAGAGCAGCATCAAAACCACGATGACCAAAGCGAACTCGGCCACTGACGAACCTCTATCCACCGAACTTTGCTTGCTCGCAAGGTCCGCGCTGGAGGCTTCGTCGGTTGGATCCGTGACGCTGGCGGCATCAGTATCGATGGCGCCGTGACACTCTTTCCATCGCGAGTGAGCCTCGAAACTAGCCGGTGATGTTGGCAAATGCACTTCGCACAGCTTCTTCCACTGCCGGGCCGAACACGGCAAGGAGTCCAATCACCACGATCGACGTCATGACGGTGATCATGACCCAACCGGGCACGTCTCCGCGATCGACGTCGTCATTCCCGACGCACTTTTCCTTTTCCGCGGTCGCGACATGCTTGATGAGCAGCAAAGTCCGGACAAACCCGAGGGCAAAACGGTCTTTCAATGGCATGGTGCTTCTCCTTGGTGTGATGGTTGGATGCGGTTATCCAGCAATGGTGGTAATGGCAATCAGCCCGGGATACATGGCGAACAAGATGGTGGTGGGGAGAACGAGGAACACCACGGGTGTCAATAGTGATCTAAGGTGTCTTTATGACCGAGACCGTTAGAGGCGCGATCTACGCCCGAATCAGCAGTGACGCCGAAGGGTTCGGACTCGGTGTGCAACGACAGACCGACGACTGCAGGTCCGCTGCATTGAAGCGAGGCTGGAAA includes:
- a CDS encoding TadE family protein, which produces MHLPTSPASFEAHSRWKECHGAIDTDAASVTDPTDEASSADLASKQSSVDRGSSVAEFALVIVVLMLLFLSLVQICLWAYSRTLLTSAAVETAHSAGLAGSHVSNVTGAVGASLGGGITGATRDTLRCNISNDGLMARVECTMQAPGIVGVLDGLMPEISVTGHSALEIPG
- a CDS encoding isopenicillin N synthase family dioxygenase — its product is MNQISPPSGSAALGGNPARLPILDMSLLDAGTAAADEFRSNLRQATHEFGFFYLIGHGINEETVDEVISTARAFFALPESDKLAIENVYSPHFRGYTRVGGELTQGQVDWREQIDIGPERPAIPAGPGVPDYQRLEGPNQWPAALPQLQSIIGEWHEKLSAIGLKLLQAWAASLGADVSVFDDAFAERPSTLIKIVRYPPRPAEQSSQGVGAHKDSGVLTLLLVEPGKGGLQVEKNGEWIDAPPIPGAFVVNIGELLEVATDGYLKATVHRVISPVANQDRISVPFFYNPALEATIPKLDLPPELAAGATGVTTDPSNPIFGTYGENALKSRLRAHPNVAAAHHQDLLAKQN
- a CDS encoding DUF6157 family protein; the encoded protein is MGRAHTTNYVDTFIAVAHDCTASVGLVPSPRKTPSVAELTYAMIVDNPYRFTSDDVVFGVWAMRQGLAAEAWEAARTEFFAKGRACLRSSDLGKRYGWGVHADSQGRVALYPVNSIEYLHFMSGADVVTVTRAMKSSRAK
- a CDS encoding ferrous iron transport protein A, whose protein sequence is MVGDSPLTKVPAAQAFSRLSVLGVGARVVIRYRIEGGFTDALGNLTELDERFCTVATKRDEVRIDLSRVVATKGVPPPPTPRSRREAPDSGS